Within Hydractinia symbiolongicarpus strain clone_291-10 chromosome 11, HSymV2.1, whole genome shotgun sequence, the genomic segment CTTGTATATTGTAAATTTCttcaattttagaaaattttatttcaagtaGTATAACTTggttatttttatttgatttctcaaaaactaaaccATCTGGACTAGCTGCAAATCAGAGAAGTTTAGGTTGGACAACTAAAGCTGTTTCTCACTCATGAGTTTCTCTGttgaaataaaattcaaaatgtcagTGTACTTTTGTCTGTCAACTGGCTCATAAATTCAGGTATGTCTGAAAGCATCTTTGGTATAGGATAGGATAGGATTAAAAAACGTAATTGCAAGTGTGTCAACTTGTTTGCTTGATGTTAAATGGTTTTTTCGGCTAGCATTCTTCCTTGATGGTTAAAGTGTTAAGAAATCCCTTTCGTTTCCCTTTCATTTTCCAGTTTCTTGGTACAGCAGCATGTCCATCTGTAAGAAAATTCAGTGGCAAGTAGAAAAATTGATGTTGTGTTAactattaacatttttttataaatatttttttgtgtgtttgaaATTATGTTATTTGCAAATCCAACTGTGTTGAGGTGAAATTTCAGTGGGGAACCAATTTGGAACATATTATAACGAGTATTTCTTTTTCTCTCTATCATTTTCCGGTGGTACACGAGTTACCAACGGTATCCTTTTATCCTTGTTACTTAAGTCTTGTTTTAACTGTTGTATTTTACACAAGCCTGTATGTCATAAATGAAATATTTCATCTAGTTCAAGCAACAGGTCCATTACATGCTTATCTTCCGATCAATATGGTGGAAGATTCCATTTACAAATTTCTTCAATGTTAACTGATAAATTTTGTGTTTAGCCAGTATATGACTATCTATATTTTCGTATGTCACAACAAAATCATTTTCATACAGCGCAACTAAATCATGTGGTAATATGTTTTCGTGGACATCTTTCAAATAAACGTCCTCTAATGTtcattaattttgattttttctttagcTGCTATACAGGCGCAGGTCGGTTTTCTCGCGTTGGGTATACTCAAGTATAATTACACGTTTGGTATAGTAATGTTACCATGTGGTATTCTGTCAATCGCAACTGGAATTCATGGTATCGTCCTATCGTTGCAACCCTCTGTGCGATGTTTGTATGCAACCTACAATGGGATGAGTGGGATTTGTATCATATATTCGAGCGTTATCCTCACCCTTTTAAACGAAACATACAGGTGAGTACTTTTGTCTGTTTGTTCGCCTGCCCTATTAACAGAAGCATTACCATTTTCGTCCAGACAGATTAGCAAAAAATGTAATGCTTATACGGCATTATTTAACCCTGACAAATTATATTTGAAGGAAGAAGATTTAGCCGATTTGAAGAAGTcaatagattttttttgtcttaGTTCCCTTTATGAGCTGCATTTCCTCAACCTAACCAAATACTAAATATTTATAATCAAATTTATTGAGATTAAGTCGAACTTCAATGCCGCATTcacatttatgtatttttacacACACGGGACATATTGAACATTTTTGCATTAGtggttatgtaaaaaaaatacgttTCTTTTCAATCACAAATGTTTACCAATGTTTAGcagtgtaaatatttttgtatttgagAAAACAAATTGCGGCaataaaattttagatatatAGCTCTGCAAATCATTGTTTTGAGGAGAATAAAGCACGAGCAAGAAATATGGCTATCATAGAAATCCTAAAATCTCGAGAGTTTCGGGCAGAAACAACGAATCTTGCCTAGAGCAAAACATGGGGCATTCTGCACATTTCAGCTAGAAGATGAATCGatcaaaaagactttttttgaataagttataaatgttttcacatataaaaaaagaaaggataTATTTTGAAAAGGCTTTGTCATCAACCAACAAACCCTGGGACAATTATGATACTTTCGAACGTAATCTATTGTATTCTAACCCTATTATGCAATTTCATCTTTCTCTGTTCTTCTCTGCTTATGTCGGCGGCaagaaaaagagccctggagATGAGACTGTCCTTATGTatctcttttcttaattttttgacaagcaaaaatttttattcaTAGGGAAACCGAACATATGCTGATGTAGAGTTTATGTAATTTCTTatgtaaaattttgaaataacatAGAGAATAAATGCACATTCGGCCCTGATGTCAAAAAATACATAGAAGTGAACACCGCTTCATAATGTTGACGTTCATttagcaaaaataaaatattaataaatcaatttaaaagCCTAAAAAGTATATCTATACaagtttaaaacttgttttcctGCTTTCGCTATTTAGAGGTACTGACTTGGATAAAGTTTTACTAACCCTGATCACCACTGACATTGGTGTTGCATTATTGGCATTTATTTTATGCTGCAAAGTTTTTGTATGTTGGAGCAAGAATGAAGAAGTCACGAGCGATATACTGTAAATGAATTAACCGTTGCTAACATTGTCAGTATGGTATAAAATAACCTAAAGGGATTGGGGATGATATTGAAGAAGTTCGAACAAAATCAAGCACTTGAATTCATACTATTGAAACTCATTGAAGTGTTATTGCACCACCACCActgttttaaaatgtgattcTAAAGTACTTGCACACGAAATACTGTTTATAAATTTTCAAGACTAAATTATAATAAGCGCTAtgattatttatattatatgtATATAATGCTGTTTATGTGGTTATTGATATTGTTTTAACCTGTTCATTTACCTGACACTGTGTTTAAGAAAactgtgctgttttgaaaggaTGTCTGCCCACAAATTAAGTCTCTGCCCTAATTGGAATACGGCACCTCTACAATGCACTTAAGTTGTCAAATCTGCCCTTTATAGTGGGAGCATATATTTATAGAATCTCAGTATATTCGGTTCGATCATAATAATGATCGGTTGTTTATGACGACAATATGACTTTACTAGCTTTTcctcatttttaataccttagATTAATCGCATTTGCCATTTTGTCTGTTCGTATCATGACCTTTTCCTTAACAGAAGCCTAACATAATGAAATGAcgaaataatgaaaaaatgaaataatgaaataataaaacccttttttagctTGGATTTCGACAGGAATAACGTTATGTCAGCTATGCGCAACAAGGGTCCCTATCTTGGTGATTTGTATTGCTGAAGACATTAATTCGGGAAGGCAACATATGTATTTCACTCTGTATTTTGGAAATGTTTGATTTGCAATGTTTTTCATGTCAAAATTTATGTAATCACTTCTTTTCGCCAGGTAAAAATCTTAAACTAGAAACTAATTTAAATTAACCATTTGATAACTAATCGTCTGTtaataacttttaattaaaagttGCTATGTAATGCTTACTCtttggaaaaaacaaaacaaaaaataagaagtTAATCTTGGTAATCAAAAGAGACGCTTTAAACTATTGATTGAACTTTAGATTTTAAAGATAGTGACTTATTTATACAAAACAGTTTCTACTTTTGTACACAACTTTTTTCCTGTTTGTCAAAACTGGTGATCAAAATGTTTAGCAGGGcagtttgttatttatttgtttttgtgattTGGAATTGTAAAGGGGACGATTCTCCCCAAAAAGGTATGTAAATTGATTAGGTGATTGCTGTTCTGTACTTTTCCCCctagttttcacaaaaaaagtttcaacacATTCTCTCTTTAGTGGTctggtttgttttgttttgtttctttactGGACATCTCTCCTGTTTTGAccttcagttttaaaaacatattcttGCACTCGCTCTCTGCGAAGGAGCGCTTGCATGTTATTTTATAAGCAACAAAAATT encodes:
- the LOC130613671 gene encoding uncharacterized protein LOC130613671; protein product: MASSGSIDKYDYDLAGLSYTILVTPDEQKQPTNVSKLSRIIIFLFAAIQAQVGFLALGILKYNYTFGIVMLPCGILSIATGIHGIVLSLQPSVRCLYATYNGMSGICIIYSSVILTLLNETYRGTDLDKVLLTLITTDIGVALLAFILCCKVFVCWSKNEEVTSDIL